The genome window CGTTCGTTCTCGACCTGGCTCAGGAAGGGGACCGACAGGCCGCTGCGCTCGGCCACGGCGGCGAGGGTGAGCTGCTGTGCCCGGCGCCGCCGCCGGACGGCCGCGCCCACCCGAAGGGGCTGTTCTTTGTGGTCGCCCATCGCTCCGGCTCCCTCCTTCGCTCGTCGGTCGGCTCGCGGACGCCCACCGGGTGGGCTCGCGAACGCTCACAGGTCCGGTTACGGATGCCCACCCGTCCGGTACTCATCGGGCACGTTTCTCCTGAGGAGTTCTCTGCACCCTACGCATGTTCGGCAAACCGTTTCATGCGGCCGTCACATCCCTGTAAACCGGCAGGGGGTCCATGCTCACACTTCGCGCCAGTGGCGCCACCGTCGCGCCCGCCTTCCCGGGGCCTCCGGGCGCGGCACGGCGAGGGGATCCGCCGCCCCGGCGATCGCGTGGGGTGGCCCGTCCGGCACACCCCGTCACCGGATCGCGTACGCGCGTCCACCTGCCGTCGAAGCCGTCCCGCGCAGCGAGGACACGGTCCGGCCGGACACCGCGACCGCCCTCCACGTCATGAAGCCGTGGAGGGCGGAACGGAGTTGAGGACGCGAGCGCGGTCCGCCCCACCGGCCGGAGGGCCACGTGACCCGGCGGGTGCGGACCGCCACAGGGTTGTCCGGATCTTTCTCGTACGTCAGTACGCGACCCCCCGTGTCCGTTCGGGGCGTCGCGTACCGGCTGCTTCCTACTTCACGGGGGCCATCTCGTCGACGATCCCCGGATGCGCGTCGATCCACTTCTCGACGCCCTCGTCCTCCTGACCGCGTCCGGCCTCCTGGATGGCCTGCTCCAGGCTCATCAGCTCGTCCGGGGTCATGTGCCAGTTCTTCAGCCAGCCGTTCAGCTCGGAGTACTTCTTCGGGAAGCCCTTTCCGGCGAGCGTACGGATCTGGGTGTTCGCGCCCCAGGTCTTCTCGGGGTCGGCGAGCCGGGTGAGGTCGTACTTGTCGTACGCCCAGTGCGGCGACCAGGGCACGACGGCGATCGGCTCCTTCTTCGCGTAGGCCCGGTCCAGTTCGGCGAGCATCGAACTCGTCCCGGCCCTGGTGAGCTTGAGGTCGGACAGCCCGTAGGCGGGCATGACCGTCTTCTCCAGCCGGACCATCTGGCCCGTGCCGGGCTCGATGCCGACGATCCGGCCCTTGAACTCGTCCTTGTGCGTGCGCAGATCGTCCATCGTGCGCACGCCCTTGACGTACGACGGGACGGCGATCTCCAGCGAGGTCCTGTCGTACCAGGCGCCGAGGTCGACGAGGTCGTTCTTGTACTTGTCCCAGTACGACTTCTGCGCGACCGGCAGCCAGGCGTCGAACTCGACGTCGATCTGCCCGGTGGAGAGCCCGGTGTACAGCGGGCCGATCATGGTCTCGACGACGACCTTGATCAGGTCGACGACCGGCCCGAGGTTGTCGCGCAGCCAGTCGACGCCGTGGGCGACCCAGTCGCCGATGTGGATCCTAGGCACTGGCCTTCACCACCCGTACATGCTTCCCGCGCGGGGCGTCGCACGGCAGGGGCTCGCCCTGCGCGTCGCCCTCGCCCAGCTGGTCGTGCTGGTCGCCGAGGAAGCCGATCAGCCGGCGCTGGGGGACGACACCGACGGCGGTGCCCTCCCTCGTCGACCACCGCGACGGGGTGGGAGAGACGGGCGGCGATCGCGCACAG of Streptomyces phaeolivaceus contains these proteins:
- a CDS encoding glycine betaine ABC transporter substrate-binding protein, coding for MPRIHIGDWVAHGVDWLRDNLGPVVDLIKVVVETMIGPLYTGLSTGQIDVEFDAWLPVAQKSYWDKYKNDLVDLGAWYDRTSLEIAVPSYVKGVRTMDDLRTHKDEFKGRIVGIEPGTGQMVRLEKTVMPAYGLSDLKLTRAGTSSMLAELDRAYAKKEPIAVVPWSPHWAYDKYDLTRLADPEKTWGANTQIRTLAGKGFPKKYSELNGWLKNWHMTPDELMSLEQAIQEAGRGQEDEGVEKWIDAHPGIVDEMAPVK